The Gordonia sp. KTR9 genome contains a region encoding:
- a CDS encoding enoyl-CoA hydratase/isomerase family protein, whose protein sequence is MTVGVVLTVESGAAVVTLDWPEKRNALNPTDADEIVTAIDEAGRSDAALVIVTGNGAFCSGGDLPAFAEISATHTPEQVRDTVYSRMQRIIRAFQQCPLPTAAAVDGAAIGLGLDIALAADMRFVGPRGWFRQGWANAGLIHGVGGIGLLRRLDGSLLWRLLADQERIDADLAERLGLGEKAEPTAIDAARERAVKLATHPRHLLESYARLAREDWPSDSHFDASADIQGQLIASAEFRALTAQVLGK, encoded by the coding sequence ATGACCGTGGGTGTGGTGCTGACAGTTGAGTCCGGTGCGGCCGTGGTGACCCTGGACTGGCCGGAGAAGCGCAATGCGCTCAATCCCACCGACGCCGACGAGATCGTAACCGCGATCGACGAGGCCGGGCGATCGGACGCGGCTCTCGTGATCGTGACCGGCAACGGCGCCTTCTGTTCCGGTGGCGATCTACCGGCCTTCGCCGAGATCTCGGCCACCCACACCCCCGAGCAGGTGCGCGACACGGTCTACAGCCGGATGCAGCGGATCATCCGCGCCTTCCAGCAGTGTCCCCTGCCCACCGCCGCGGCCGTCGACGGTGCCGCGATCGGGCTGGGCCTGGACATCGCTCTGGCCGCCGACATGCGGTTCGTTGGCCCCCGGGGTTGGTTCCGTCAGGGCTGGGCGAACGCCGGACTCATCCACGGTGTCGGCGGCATCGGACTGCTCCGCCGCTTGGACGGTTCGCTCCTGTGGCGCCTGCTCGCCGACCAGGAGCGCATCGACGCCGATCTCGCCGAGCGACTGGGCCTGGGCGAGAAGGCCGAGCCGACTGCGATCGACGCCGCCCGCGAGCGCGCCGTCAAACTCGCCACACATCCCCGCCATCTCCTCGAGTCGTACGCGCGGCTCGCTCGTGAGGACTGGCCGTCGGACAGCCACTTCGACGCCTCCGCAGACATCCAGGGGCAGCTCATCGCCTCCGCCGAGTTCCGCGCGCTGACCGCGCAGGTCCTCGGCAAGTAA
- a CDS encoding acyl-CoA dehydrogenase family protein, translating into MDFVLPDHTAGLVDELRRWTRDRPLFEVSETDDANGWKQLVDFGIFDLEAQGGDMLDVVCAISTIARAPLPGPVVEAELAARANPELADEVLSRGSVITSVGPCAADRQVVGWGARADAVVSTVDGTALTRQPCPAVHNAYDMPHGWLEGSVDGADPLAARRWLLASASALGLASGAFEMTMRHAKDRTVFGKPLASRQSVQVRLAECSMLLQGAEVAVYDAGWRWARDDDRAHASAALTWLYTLEATGKVLAHAHQLFGALGFCNETGLIRLSAQARWLRLSVPDTAAIEYVTSTRTRAAGTPPSLVLRGFDG; encoded by the coding sequence ATGGACTTCGTACTTCCCGATCACACTGCCGGGCTGGTCGACGAACTGCGTCGGTGGACACGAGACCGTCCGCTGTTCGAGGTTTCGGAGACCGACGATGCGAACGGCTGGAAACAGTTGGTGGACTTCGGAATCTTCGACCTGGAGGCGCAGGGCGGCGACATGCTCGACGTCGTCTGTGCCATCAGCACGATCGCACGCGCACCTCTGCCGGGCCCGGTTGTCGAAGCCGAGCTCGCGGCCCGCGCCAATCCCGAATTGGCAGACGAGGTCCTCAGCCGTGGCAGCGTCATCACAAGTGTTGGCCCCTGCGCCGCCGACCGGCAGGTCGTCGGCTGGGGAGCACGCGCGGACGCAGTCGTCTCGACCGTCGACGGCACCGCACTCACTCGGCAGCCCTGCCCTGCCGTCCACAACGCCTACGACATGCCGCATGGCTGGCTGGAGGGCTCCGTCGACGGCGCGGACCCGCTCGCGGCTCGCCGTTGGTTGCTCGCCTCCGCCTCCGCACTTGGCCTGGCATCCGGCGCATTCGAGATGACGATGCGACATGCCAAGGACCGCACCGTCTTCGGCAAGCCGCTCGCATCCCGCCAGTCGGTCCAGGTTCGGCTAGCCGAGTGCTCGATGCTCCTGCAGGGTGCCGAGGTCGCCGTGTACGACGCAGGGTGGCGGTGGGCTCGCGACGACGACCGGGCACACGCGTCGGCCGCCTTGACCTGGTTGTACACCCTGGAGGCGACCGGCAAAGTCCTGGCGCACGCACACCAGCTGTTCGGCGCGCTGGGCTTCTGCAACGAGACGGGACTGATACGCCTGAGCGCTCAAGCCCGGTGGTTGCGCCTCTCGGTGCCGGACACCGCCGCAATCGAGTACGTCACCAGTACCCGCACTCGGGCCGCGGGCACTCCGCCGTCACTGGTCCTTCGCGGATTCGACGGCTGA
- a CDS encoding DNA cytosine methyltransferase, whose amino-acid sequence MSEEATIMGHIISKTAEHRPALRRRRFRHDNPTALDLFSGFGGFTQGIEAAGFDTIVGANHNRYKVEVEVHEANHPHVEHWIADLINTDSDTYHSVRELPAADLLVAGVTCTNHSQANTQRAYEQGLTLFDLDDPEFEERATRSERDRATANCVLHYADQHHPLLILVECTTELQSWGPAVPGRRKVGDGSTYRWWLREITKLGYEHKVLYLNSMFFGVPQSRDRLYIVFWDRTLPAPDLDHRPQAVRPLR is encoded by the coding sequence ATGAGTGAGGAAGCGACGATCATGGGGCACATCATCTCGAAGACGGCGGAACATCGACCGGCGCTGCGCCGCAGACGATTCCGCCACGACAACCCGACCGCGCTGGACTTGTTCTCGGGATTCGGCGGATTCACCCAGGGCATCGAGGCCGCAGGATTCGACACCATCGTCGGGGCCAACCACAACCGCTACAAGGTCGAGGTCGAGGTGCACGAGGCCAACCATCCGCACGTCGAGCACTGGATCGCCGATCTGATCAACACCGACTCCGACACCTATCACTCGGTGCGCGAACTCCCGGCGGCCGACCTGCTGGTTGCGGGGGTGACCTGCACCAACCATTCCCAGGCCAACACCCAGCGTGCCTACGAACAGGGTCTGACGTTGTTCGACCTCGACGACCCCGAGTTCGAGGAACGCGCCACCCGATCCGAGCGGGATCGGGCCACGGCCAACTGCGTGCTGCACTACGCCGATCAGCACCACCCGCTGCTGATCCTGGTCGAATGCACCACCGAGTTGCAGTCCTGGGGACCAGCGGTCCCGGGCCGACGCAAGGTCGGCGACGGGTCGACGTATCGGTGGTGGCTGCGCGAGATCACCAAGCTCGGCTACGAGCACAAGGTGCTCTACCTCAACTCGATGTTCTTCGGCGTCCCCCAGAGCCGGGACCGGCTCTACATCGTGTTCTGGGACCGCACACTGCCCGCCCCCGACCTCGACCACCGCCCCCAGGCGGTGCGGCCCCTGCGATGA
- a CDS encoding AMP-binding protein, protein MTETALHPDATAAQAPPVEWSSGVQETVNELLERAAREWPDRPFLENNGVVHSYADLAESAAALAAGLASLGVARGDRVVMLLDNSVECAQVWFAVNWLGAIWVPLNTANKGEFLRHQIENSGAAVVITESRFVERLVAVADGVPEVTTVVTRDATDHQMPWRTERLDELTAASAGHPPVPMVSVAPGDLAMFIYTSGTTGPSKGCMISHNYVCNLARQYLIGTGRTPDEVAWTALPLFHMNAASTAVLSTLMIGSRVYLATRFSVSGFWRQIEESGARIATLLGAMLTMVANAPETEAEKRCFGQLRVVRGAPFPASLQEQWKQRFGGEIFGSNAFGLTEASLVTLADASATPPPGSAGRRGPDFDVRIVDYQDCEVPAGEVGEIVVRPRRPNIMFAGYWRRPDATAEVMRNLWFHTGDLGYFDDDDWLYFADRKKDYLRRRGENISSYELESTFHQHPAVRECAVYAVPSELTEDEVKVTVTLREGESVTPYALCEWSLDRLPYFAVPRYVEIRDELPKNALGKILKFELRNEGVTPDTWDREESDLELRR, encoded by the coding sequence ATGACCGAGACAGCACTACATCCCGACGCCACTGCCGCGCAGGCGCCCCCGGTGGAATGGTCGAGCGGGGTACAGGAAACCGTCAACGAATTACTCGAGCGGGCTGCACGCGAATGGCCCGACCGCCCCTTCCTCGAGAACAACGGCGTTGTGCACAGCTACGCCGACCTCGCCGAGTCCGCCGCCGCACTCGCCGCCGGGTTGGCGTCGCTGGGGGTCGCGCGCGGGGACCGGGTCGTGATGTTGCTCGACAACAGCGTCGAGTGCGCGCAGGTGTGGTTCGCCGTGAACTGGCTTGGGGCCATCTGGGTGCCGCTCAACACCGCGAACAAGGGTGAGTTCCTGCGCCACCAGATCGAGAACTCCGGCGCCGCCGTGGTCATCACCGAGTCGCGGTTCGTCGAGCGCCTCGTGGCCGTGGCCGACGGGGTACCCGAGGTGACCACGGTCGTCACCCGGGATGCGACCGACCATCAAATGCCCTGGCGCACTGAGCGTCTCGACGAGCTGACCGCGGCTTCGGCCGGTCACCCGCCGGTGCCGATGGTTTCGGTCGCACCCGGCGATCTCGCGATGTTCATCTACACCTCTGGAACCACCGGGCCGTCCAAGGGGTGCATGATCAGCCACAACTACGTGTGCAATCTGGCCCGTCAGTATCTGATCGGGACCGGCCGGACGCCCGATGAGGTGGCATGGACGGCACTTCCGTTGTTCCACATGAACGCGGCATCGACGGCAGTCCTGTCCACGCTGATGATCGGCAGCAGGGTCTACCTCGCCACGCGGTTCAGTGTGTCGGGATTCTGGCGTCAGATCGAGGAGAGCGGTGCGCGGATTGCGACGCTGCTCGGTGCGATGTTGACCATGGTCGCCAATGCCCCCGAGACGGAGGCGGAGAAGCGGTGTTTCGGTCAGCTCCGTGTCGTGCGCGGTGCGCCGTTCCCGGCCTCATTGCAGGAGCAATGGAAACAGCGGTTCGGCGGGGAGATCTTCGGTTCGAACGCATTCGGTCTCACCGAGGCCTCGCTCGTCACCCTCGCCGACGCGTCGGCAACCCCGCCGCCCGGGAGTGCGGGTCGTCGGGGGCCGGACTTCGACGTCCGGATCGTGGACTACCAGGACTGTGAGGTCCCGGCGGGTGAGGTCGGCGAGATCGTTGTGCGACCCCGTCGCCCCAACATCATGTTCGCCGGTTACTGGCGTCGTCCGGACGCTACGGCCGAGGTGATGAGGAACCTGTGGTTCCACACCGGTGACCTGGGCTATTTCGATGACGATGACTGGCTGTACTTCGCCGACCGCAAGAAGGACTATCTGCGGCGCAGGGGCGAGAACATCTCGTCCTACGAGCTCGAGTCGACGTTCCATCAGCATCCCGCGGTGCGGGAATGCGCGGTGTACGCCGTGCCGAGTGAGCTCACCGAGGACGAGGTCAAGGTGACGGTGACCCTCCGTGAGGGTGAGTCGGTGACCCCGTACGCACTCTGCGAATGGTCGTTGGACCGCTTGCCGTACTTCGCGGTGCCCCGGTACGTCGAGATTCGCGATGAGTTGCCCAAGAACGCACTCGGAAAGATCCTGAAGTTCGAACTCAGGAACGAGGGCGTCACCCCCGACACCTGGGACCGCGAGGAATCCGACCTCGAACTCCGACGGTGA
- a CDS encoding helix-turn-helix domain-containing protein, giving the protein MAVDIDEPALLRALGEAITTRREELGLSQRALGLEAGVERNMLRGVEDGSRRATIITLARIAGALKVPVSQLLHQIGY; this is encoded by the coding sequence ATGGCCGTCGACATCGACGAACCTGCGTTGCTGCGCGCACTCGGAGAAGCGATCACGACGCGCCGCGAGGAACTCGGGCTCAGTCAGCGCGCCCTCGGCCTCGAGGCCGGCGTCGAGCGCAACATGCTGCGCGGCGTCGAAGACGGGTCGCGTCGCGCGACGATCATCACGCTTGCACGCATTGCTGGGGCGCTGAAAGTGCCGGTGTCACAGTTGCTTCATCAGATCGGGTACTGA
- a CDS encoding acyl-CoA dehydrogenase gives MTTSAKAHTSADAGSIGRLESTVETDDHRAFADAVSAAVASIWDDDALRAVGRDGAEADDELAWSVLTDAGLPAVPVSEARGGFGGGWLDVVSATERLGLALVPTPLAASFAATMILLHRDDNDDTLLGRVADGSARVTVAADWRAADWADKDSVSVVATEADSDGTVTLTGRVDCYLRPSADLLLVPAVTPDGVIVVMVPAADAVVTSRIGLDLLCPLGAVSFDGVDATVVLEGPASRCALSAAHAAATLALSAEQVGVCRRALRQAVEHAKDRTQFGAPIGRFQGVSHRLADVFVETELAATAVRHLGAVLDAGADPDDGEQRAAAQLAHHQATRALRVASAALIQVLGGLGFTWESTAHHAFRKAGAQARLLGPASAPTVHRTDEAMVTPPADPVVDEFRSFIADALAAHRDQWGADDTFAARRAWQRRLFDGGWIGLGWPQTHGGRGLTVRQQVDCERELAAAGAPTMAGILGINNVGPTLIALGTPEQQRHLPAILSADEVWCQGFSEPGAGSDLAGLRCRAVREGDDYVINGQKIWTTDGLDATHMELMVRTDPETTRHAGITMLLVPIDTPGITRRPIVQLDGTTGYAEVFFDDVRVPVSSLLGDEGEGWSVSRTTLAYERTGVVALAARLQQTVRDVLDRIDPALLDDDVARELGETAARARLLDLHGERILSAIESGTPPGPEQSVVKLAWSQVTQSLGELRLASSGIDALEPDAVTETSYLRSRSASIAGGTTEIMKNLIAQKVLGLPR, from the coding sequence GTGACGACGAGCGCTAAAGCTCACACGAGCGCGGATGCCGGGTCCATCGGCCGGCTCGAGTCGACCGTGGAGACCGACGATCATCGCGCGTTCGCCGACGCGGTGTCCGCGGCGGTCGCGTCGATATGGGACGACGATGCCCTGAGGGCGGTCGGACGCGATGGCGCCGAGGCCGACGACGAGCTCGCATGGTCTGTGCTGACCGATGCGGGACTGCCCGCGGTGCCGGTCTCGGAGGCTCGTGGCGGGTTCGGTGGTGGATGGCTGGATGTCGTGTCGGCGACCGAACGCCTGGGTCTGGCGCTGGTGCCCACTCCGTTGGCGGCCTCCTTCGCGGCCACGATGATCCTGTTGCACCGGGACGACAACGACGACACTCTCCTCGGTCGGGTGGCCGACGGAAGTGCTCGGGTGACCGTTGCCGCGGATTGGCGAGCGGCCGACTGGGCCGACAAGGATTCGGTGAGCGTCGTCGCCACCGAGGCCGACTCCGATGGGACGGTGACGCTGACCGGACGGGTCGATTGTTACCTCCGTCCGTCGGCCGACCTCCTGCTGGTACCGGCGGTGACGCCCGACGGAGTGATCGTGGTGATGGTGCCGGCCGCCGACGCGGTCGTCACCTCTCGCATCGGTCTCGACCTGCTGTGCCCGCTCGGTGCCGTCTCCTTCGACGGTGTCGACGCCACCGTCGTACTCGAGGGACCGGCATCCCGGTGTGCGTTGTCCGCGGCCCACGCGGCCGCAACCCTCGCTCTCTCTGCCGAGCAGGTGGGCGTCTGCCGCCGAGCTCTGCGCCAGGCGGTGGAGCACGCGAAGGACCGCACGCAGTTCGGTGCGCCGATCGGACGATTCCAGGGCGTGTCCCACCGACTCGCCGACGTGTTCGTCGAGACCGAGCTGGCCGCGACGGCGGTGCGACATCTGGGCGCCGTGCTGGACGCGGGCGCGGATCCGGACGATGGAGAACAGCGCGCGGCCGCGCAGCTCGCGCATCATCAGGCGACCCGGGCCCTGCGCGTCGCATCGGCAGCACTGATCCAGGTCCTCGGCGGGCTCGGCTTCACCTGGGAGTCGACCGCCCACCATGCCTTCCGTAAGGCCGGGGCGCAGGCCAGGCTGCTCGGCCCGGCATCCGCGCCGACGGTTCATCGGACCGATGAGGCGATGGTGACCCCGCCGGCCGATCCCGTGGTCGACGAGTTCCGGTCGTTCATCGCCGACGCGCTGGCCGCGCATCGGGACCAGTGGGGTGCCGACGACACCTTCGCCGCCCGGCGCGCCTGGCAGCGCCGCCTGTTCGACGGGGGGTGGATCGGCCTCGGATGGCCGCAGACCCACGGCGGACGTGGCCTCACGGTGCGGCAACAGGTCGACTGCGAACGCGAGCTCGCGGCCGCGGGCGCGCCCACGATGGCCGGCATCCTGGGGATCAACAACGTGGGGCCCACACTGATCGCCCTGGGCACCCCCGAGCAACAGCGACATCTGCCGGCCATCCTCTCTGCCGACGAGGTGTGGTGCCAGGGTTTCAGCGAGCCAGGGGCCGGAAGTGATCTGGCCGGACTCCGCTGCCGGGCTGTGCGTGAGGGCGACGACTACGTGATCAACGGCCAGAAGATCTGGACCACCGACGGTCTGGATGCGACGCACATGGAACTGATGGTCCGAACCGACCCCGAGACGACGCGTCACGCGGGTATCACCATGCTGCTGGTCCCGATCGACACACCGGGCATCACGCGCCGTCCGATCGTCCAGCTCGACGGCACCACCGGATACGCCGAGGTCTTCTTCGACGACGTGCGGGTCCCGGTGTCGTCACTCCTGGGCGACGAAGGAGAGGGATGGTCGGTCAGTCGGACGACCCTCGCGTACGAGCGGACCGGCGTCGTCGCCCTTGCCGCCCGACTTCAGCAGACCGTGCGCGACGTCCTCGATCGCATCGATCCCGCGCTGCTCGATGACGACGTCGCACGGGAACTGGGCGAGACCGCGGCGCGTGCGCGCCTGTTGGATCTGCACGGCGAGAGAATCTTGTCGGCGATCGAGTCAGGTACGCCGCCCGGTCCCGAACAGTCGGTTGTCAAGCTCGCCTGGAGTCAGGTCACCCAGTCACTCGGTGAGCTCCGGCTGGCGTCGAGCGGAATCGATGCGCTCGAACCGGATGCCGTGACCGAAACCTCGTACCTTCGATCCCGGTCGGCCTCCATCGCCGGTGGTACCACCGAGATCATGAAGAACCTCATCGCCCAGAAAGTTCTGGGTCTGCCGCGATAG
- a CDS encoding type IV toxin-antitoxin system AbiEi family antitoxin domain-containing protein — protein MIDADRWGAIRDLADRQFGLFTTAQARNLGVAPYVLARLAAREAIVRVHHGVYELPESSAWTTLGDWAAQWLALHPTADIDERRTNPDSVVSHAAAAQVLRLGTITASGLELSSPHRINVRDPSVRTWRRPIGDRGRDWDLVDGLPVTTPARAVADLLLTHGDGGHIGTALHTCLSESLVDADELIAACDRAASRWNYASGAELFASLLDQAQMPAGPVLVG, from the coding sequence ATGATCGACGCTGACCGGTGGGGCGCGATCCGCGACCTGGCGGATCGCCAGTTCGGCCTGTTCACCACCGCCCAAGCCCGCAACCTCGGCGTCGCGCCGTACGTCCTGGCCCGCCTCGCTGCCCGTGAGGCCATCGTCCGGGTCCACCACGGCGTCTACGAGCTCCCCGAGTCCTCGGCCTGGACAACCCTCGGTGACTGGGCGGCACAGTGGTTGGCGCTGCACCCCACCGCAGACATCGACGAACGCCGCACCAACCCTGACAGCGTGGTGAGCCACGCCGCCGCCGCCCAGGTGCTGCGGCTGGGCACGATCACCGCATCCGGGCTCGAGCTGAGCAGCCCGCATCGCATCAACGTTCGCGACCCGTCGGTGCGCACCTGGCGCCGGCCGATCGGTGACCGCGGCCGCGACTGGGACCTCGTCGACGGGCTGCCGGTGACCACACCCGCGCGCGCCGTGGCCGACCTGCTGCTCACCCACGGCGACGGCGGGCACATCGGGACCGCGCTACACACCTGCCTGAGCGAGTCGCTGGTCGACGCCGACGAGCTGATCGCGGCATGCGATCGGGCCGCGTCGCGCTGGAACTACGCTTCGGGCGCCGAGCTGTTCGCCTCGTTGCTCGATCAGGCCCAGATGCCTGCCGGGCCGGTGCTGGTCGGCTGA
- a CDS encoding acyl-CoA dehydrogenase family protein, translating into MDLDFSEDQEQFRAELRTLLEARLPDDWVGIFHGPDDYLDLSFDVTREMAERGWLTQTWPEEYGGQNASNWRQVVLQEEAWAYFEPRGGQYMGVNWIGPAIIEFGTDEQKAKYLPRIAAGDVQWAQLFSEPGAGSDLAALRTKATPSGDEFVINGEKIWTSYGDFAEFGVLVARCEQGSERHAGLVVLLIDMSTPGVEVKTISTPLGKHKLNSVVFTDAVIPADAVLGTPGNGWRVAMASLAFERVGVARYARSTRILGELERLPEADRPDIRRDIAGALASARVAELMSYLVVDMKERGEVPTWQGSAARVHNVTLEQRVAAIADQVLGTSALADSHDTWAVEGGEIEDFVRLAPTGTVTAGAYEIQMGIIAQRGLGLERIR; encoded by the coding sequence ATGGATCTCGATTTCTCCGAAGACCAGGAGCAGTTCCGCGCCGAACTCCGCACCCTCCTGGAAGCCCGGCTACCCGACGACTGGGTCGGCATCTTCCACGGGCCGGACGACTATCTCGACCTCAGCTTCGACGTCACCCGTGAGATGGCCGAGCGCGGTTGGCTCACCCAGACGTGGCCAGAAGAGTACGGCGGTCAGAACGCCTCGAACTGGCGCCAGGTGGTGCTGCAGGAGGAGGCGTGGGCGTACTTCGAGCCGCGCGGCGGCCAGTACATGGGCGTCAACTGGATCGGACCGGCGATCATCGAGTTCGGTACCGACGAACAGAAGGCGAAGTACCTCCCACGCATTGCCGCCGGCGATGTTCAATGGGCACAGCTCTTCTCCGAACCGGGCGCCGGGTCGGACCTGGCTGCGCTGCGGACGAAGGCGACACCCAGCGGCGACGAGTTCGTCATCAACGGCGAGAAGATCTGGACCAGTTACGGCGACTTCGCCGAGTTCGGCGTCCTCGTCGCGCGATGCGAACAGGGTTCCGAACGGCACGCCGGGCTCGTGGTGTTGCTCATCGACATGTCCACTCCCGGCGTCGAGGTCAAGACCATCTCGACGCCCCTCGGCAAACACAAGCTGAACTCCGTTGTCTTCACTGACGCGGTGATTCCCGCCGACGCCGTGCTCGGGACTCCGGGCAATGGGTGGCGAGTGGCCATGGCGTCGTTGGCCTTCGAGCGAGTCGGTGTGGCCAGGTACGCCAGATCCACCCGCATTCTCGGCGAGCTGGAGCGCCTGCCCGAGGCCGACCGTCCGGACATCCGCCGCGACATCGCCGGCGCTCTCGCCTCCGCGCGCGTGGCCGAGCTGATGAGCTACCTGGTCGTCGACATGAAAGAACGTGGCGAGGTGCCGACCTGGCAAGGTAGCGCTGCCCGGGTCCACAACGTCACTCTGGAACAACGGGTCGCGGCCATCGCCGACCAGGTACTCGGTACCAGTGCACTCGCCGACTCGCACGACACCTGGGCTGTCGAGGGCGGCGAGATCGAGGACTTCGTCCGGCTGGCACCTACCGGGACTGTCACCGCCGGTGCATATGAGATCCAGATGGGCATCATCGCGCAACGCGGTCTGGGTCTGGAGAGGATTCGCTGA